In Marmota flaviventris isolate mMarFla1 chromosome 15, mMarFla1.hap1, whole genome shotgun sequence, a single window of DNA contains:
- the Fam83h gene encoding protein FAM83H — protein MARRSQSSSQGDNPLAPGYLPPHYKEYYRLAVDALAEGGPEAYNRFLATEGAPDFLCPEELEHVNRHLQPPQHAAREPPEGSPPDVDMDGSSGTYWPVNSDQAVPELDLGWPLTFGFQGTEVTTLVQPPPPDSPSIKDEARRMIRSAQQVVAVVMDMFTDVDLLSEVLDAAARRVPVYILLDEMNAQHFLDMAEKCRVNLHHVDFLRVRTVAGPTYYCRTGKSFKGHVKEKFLLVDCAVVMSGSYSFMWSFEKIHRSLAHVFQGELVSSFDEEFRILFAQSEPLVPSAGALARMDTYALAPYSGAGPLVGIPGAPTPFSFPKRAHLLFPPPREEGLGFPSFLDPDRHFLSAFRREELPRVPGGALEPHAGMRPLSRRLDTEVGPSGEFGGPRGFFQARHLEMDAFKRHSYAAADGAGAVENFAAARQVSRQTFLSHGDDFRFQTSHFHRDQLYQQHYQWDPQFAPTRPQGLFEKLRAGRPGLADPDDLALGAGPRFPELGPEVHQRLEYVPSSASREVRHGSDPAFKPGPGGLEPGGALRPNLGQRFPCQAVARQGPDAAPEAEPERRPGPEGRAGLRHWRLASYLSGCHEDVGEEGLPTPMDADVYEDDVLAPGGRAAFRVPATLPVKGLLPGPGSGGGDSSEREGSEEAGLVKQDSFRSRLNPLIQRSSRLRSSLIFAQAEGSGGATTATTEKVQLLHKEQTVNETLGPSGEAMRSTASAKVAELLEKYKGPARDPSGGGGAVTVSSHSKAVVSQAWREEVTAAGGEHRSLESCLLDLRDSFAQRLHQEAERQPGAASLTAAQLLDTLGRSGTDRLPSRFLSAQGRSTSPQGRDSPPPEVPAAHQVPLSEPKGSPTSAYPERKGSPTPGLSNRRGSPTTGFIEQKGSPTSTYPERRGSPVPPVPERRGSPVPPVPERRGSLTLASSSESPKVGPTEEVAGGPMEVLRKGSLRLRQLLSPKNERRGEDEGNFPVPQENGQPESPRRPSLGRGDSTEATAGDERGPRARLSSATANALYSSNLRDDTKAILEQISAHGQKHRGVPGPGPGPAHSSPELGHSPAPGGLAPDMSDKDKCSAIFRSDSLGTQGRLSRTLPASAEDRDRLLRRMESMRKEKRVYSRFEVFCKKEEAGGSGAGDGLAEEDARDSKVGKFVPKILGTLKGKK, from the exons ATGGCTCGCCGCTCTCAGAGTTCCTCGCAGGGGGATAACCCACTGGCGCCTGGGTACCTGCCACCTCACTACAAAGAGTACTACCGCCTGGCGGTGGATGCGTTGGCAGAGGGTGGACCAGAAGCCTATAACCGCTTCCTGGCTACAGAGGGGGCACCCGACTTCCTGTGTCCTGAGGAGCTAGAGCATGTGAACCGCCACCTACAGCCCCCACAGCATGCTGCCCGGGAGCCCCCTGAAGGCAGCCCTCCTGATGTGGACATGGATGGCTCCTCAGGCACATACTGGCCAGTGAACTCAGACCAGGCAGTTCCTGAGCTTGACCTGGGCTGGCCCCTGACCTTCGGCTTCCAGGGCACTGAAGTCACCACGCTAGTGCAGCCACCGCCACCTGATAGCCCCAGCATCAAGGATGAGGCTCGAAGGATGATCCGCTCTGCCCAGCAG GTGGTGGCCGTGGTGATGGACATGTTCACTGATGTGGACTTGCTCAGCGAAGTGCTGGACGCTGCTGCACGCAGGGTCCCCGTCTATATCCTGCTGGATGAGATGAATGCACAACACTTTCTGGACATGGCGGAAAAATGCCGAGTCAACCTGCACCACGTGGAT TTCCTGCGTGTGCGCACTGTGGCTGGCCCCACCTATTATTGCCGCACTGGGAAGTCTTTCAAGGGCCACGTGAAAGAGAAGTTCCTGCTTGTAGACTGTGCCGTGGTGATGAGCGGGAGCTACAG CTTCATGTGGTCCTTCGAGAAGATCCACCGCAGCCTGGCACACGTGTTCCAGGGAGAGCTGGTCTCCAGCTTCGACGAAGAGTTCCGCATCCTCTTCGCACAGTCTGAGCCCTTGGTGCCCTCAGCCGGGGCGCTGGCCCGCATGGACACTTATGCCTTGGCTCCATACTCCGGGGCTGGGCCCCTGGTGGGCATCCCTGGGGCGCCaacccctttctccttccctaaaCGGGCACACCTGCTGTTCCCTCCGCCCCGCGAAGAAGGCCTGGGTTTCCCCTCCTTCCTGGACCCGGATCGCCACTTCCTTTCGGCCTTCCGCAGGGAGGAGCTGCCCCGGGTGCCCGGGGGCGCTCTGGAGCCGCATGCAGGGATGCGGCCACTGTCGCGACGGCTGGACACGGAAGTAGGGCCCAGCGGGGAGTTCGGGGGCCCACGGGGCTTCTTCCAGGCGCGGCACCTGGAGATGGACGCCTTCAAGCGGCACAGCTACGCCGCGGCCGACGGCGCAGGCGCTGTGGAGAACTTCGCGGCTGCGCGGCAGGTGTCCCGACAGACGTTCCTCAGTCACGGGGACGACTTCCGCTTCCAGACCAGCCACTTCCACCGTGACCAGCTCTACCAGCAGCATTACCAGTGGGACCCACAGTTCGCACCCACGCGTCCGCAGGGCCTGTTCGAGAAGCTTCGCGCTGGCCGCCCGGGCTTGGCTGACCCGGACGACTTGGCGCTGGGCGCTGGGCCGCGCTTCCCCGAGCTTGGCCCGGAGGTGCACCAGCGGCTGGAGTACGTGCCCTCCAGCGCCTCGCGCGAGGTGCGCCACGGCTCGGACCCTGCCTTCAAGCCTGGTCCTGGCGGCCTGGAACCCGGCGGGGCCCTGCGCCCCAACCTGGGCCAGCGTTTCCCATGCCAGGCGGTGGCGAGGCAAGGCCCAGACGCTGCTCCAGAGGCAGAGCCCGAGCGCAGGCCCGGGCCAGAGGGGCGAGCGGGGCTGCGGCACTGGCGCCTCGCCTCTTACCTCAGCGGGTGCCACGAGGATGTGGGTGAGGAGGGCCTGCCCACACCCATGGACGCTGACGTCTACGAAGATGACGTGCTGGCTCCTGGGGGCCGGGCGGCCTTCCGTGTCCCTGCCACCTTGCCAGTCAAGGGCCTGTTGCCAGGCCCGGGAAGCGGTGGCGGCGACAGCTCGGAGCGCGAGGGCTCGGAGGAGGCAGGCCTGGTCAAGCAGGACTCGTTCCGCTCACGCCTAAACCCACTCATCCAGCGCAGCTCCAGGCTGCGCTCCTCACTTATCTTCGCGCAGGCTGAAGGCTCTGGAGGCGCCACAACTGCCACCACTGAGAAGGTGCAGTTGCTGCACAAGGAACAAACGGTCAACGAGACCTTGGGTCCCAGTGGAGAGGCCATGCGCTCCACCGCCTCTGCTAAAGTGGCCGAGCTGCTGGAGAAATACAAGGGTCCAGCCCGTGACCCAAGCGGCGGGGGAGGTGCGGTCACTGTCTCCAGCCACAGCAAGGCTGTCGTGTCCCAAGCTTGGCGGGAAGAGGTGACCGCAGCCGGGGGCGAGCACCGCAGCCTGGAGAGCTGCTTGCTTGACTTGCGTGATTCCTTTGCCCAAAGGCTACACCAGGAGGCGGAGCGGCAGCCGGGAGCCGCCTCCCTCACGGCTGCTCAACTTCTTGACACGCTGGGCCGCAGTGGCACTGACCGCCTGCCCTCGCGCTTCCTCTCTGCCCAGGGCCGCTCCACCTCCCCGCAGGGGCGGGACAGCCCCCCGCCAGAAGTGCCTGCCGCACACCAGGTGCCCCTTTCTGAGCCCAAAGGGAGCCCCACCTCAGCCTACCCAGAGCGGAAGGGGAGCCCCACGCCAGGGTTATCCAATCGGAGAGGCAGCCCAACTACAGGATTTATTGAACAGAAGGGCAGCCCCACCTCGACCTACCCAGAACGCAGAGGTAGCCCGGTACCCCCTGTGCCTGAGCGCAGGGGCAGCCCGGTACCCCCTGTGCCTGAGCGCAGGGGCAGTCTCACCCTCGCCTCATCCAGTGAGTCTCCTAAGGTTGGGCCCACAGAGGAGGTGGCTGGAGGCCCCATGGAAGTCCTGCGGAAAGGCTCCCTCCGCCTCAGGCAGCTGCTGAGCCCCAAGAATGAGCGTCGCGGGGAGGATGAGGGCAACTTCCCAGTGCCACAGGAGAATGGGCAGCCAGAGAGTCCCCGGCGACCATCTTTGGGCCGAGGTGATAGTACAGAGGCTACTGCAGGGGATGAGCGGGGCCCAAGGGCGCGGCTATCCTCTGCCACAGCCAATGCCTTATACAGCAGCAACCTACGAGATGACACTAAGGCCATCCTGGAGCAGATCAGCGCCCATGGTCAGAAGCATCGTGGGgttccaggcccaggcccaggcccagcccacaGCAGCCCGGAGCTGGGCCACTCACCAGCTCCTGGAGGCCTGGCCCCAGACATGTCCGACAAGGACAAATGTTCAGCCATCTTCCGGTCAGACAGTCTGGGTACGCAAGGCCGGCTGAGCCGCACCCTACCTGCCAGCGCAGAGGACCGCGACCGCCTACTGCGCCGCATGGAAAGCATGCGCAAAGAGAAGCGCGTCTACAGCCGCTTTGAGGTCTTCTGTAAAAAGGAAGAGGCTGGTGGTTCTGGGGCAGGGGATGGCCTGGCGGAGGAGGATGCCAGGGACAGCAAGGTGGGCAAGTTCGTGCCCAAGATCCTGGGTACACTCAAGGGCAAGAAGTGA
- the Mapk15 gene encoding mitogen-activated protein kinase 15 isoform X2 codes for MCAAEVDAHVAQRYLLERRLGKGAYGIVWKAVDQRTGEVVAIKKIFDAFRDKTDAQRTFREIMLLREFGDHPNIIRLLDVIPAENDRDIYLVFEFMDTDLNAVIRKGSVLEDTHKRFIFYQLLQATRFLHSGHVIHRDQKPSNVLLDATCRVKLCDFGLARSLSNLPEGPEGGALTEYVATRWYRAPEVLLSSPWYTLGVDMWSLGCILGEMLRGQPLFPGTSTVHQLQLILETVPPPPEEDLRALGAGYSCTLLHLLGSRPRQSLDDILPPDTPRDALDLLRKLLVFAPSKRLSAAQALQHPYVRRFHGPSREWTRETEVWLPVLERDQLSASEYRSRLYQMILERRGHSRGPREGILGSTALGPEARASWAQGHLFHHRAIPQIASGMPVRNPGSRPQSSPDGDPEQEASGATRNIPRPSSAPQPQPLPPGRWERSPRTKAEPPCTPPGISSLRGMAPSLTLQAAAQATNQALIRRDWPLNGGLRAAGGRQVSPRPTWEVPEPRPGRRMFGTSAWQGAQGAARAELGGYSQAYGTVCRSALDRLPLIPGPDA; via the exons ATGTGTGCCGCGGAGGTGGACGCTCACGTAGCCCAGAGATACCTGCTCGAGCGGCGGCTCGGGAAGGGG GCCTACGGCATTGTGTGGAAGGCAGTGGACCAGAGGACTGGTGAGGTAGTGGCCATCAAGAAAATCTTCGATGCCTTTAGAGATAAGACAGATGCCCAG AGAACATTCCGGGAAATCATGCTCCTCCGG GAGTTTGGAGACCACCCCAACATCATCCGCCTCCTGGATGTGATCCCGGCAGAGAACGACAGGGACATTTACTTGGTGTTTGAGTTTATGG ACACTGACCTGAATGCTGTCATCCGGAAGGGCAGCGTGCTGGAGGACACCCACAAGCGCTTCATCTTCTACCAGCTCCTTCAGGCCACCAGGTTCCTGCACTCAGGCCACGTCATCCACCGGGACCAGAAG CCATCCAACGTGCTGCTGGATGCCACCTGCCGGGTGAAGCTCTGCGACTTTGGCCTGGCTCGCTCCTTGAGCAACCTGCCCGAGGGGCCTGAGGGCGGGGCCCTGACCGAGTATGTGGCCACTCGCTGGTATCGCGCTCCAGAGGTGCTGCTGTCCTCGCCCTG GTACACCCTTGGGGTGGACATGTGGAGCCTGGGCTGCATCCTGGGAGAGATGCTGAGGGGGCAGCCCCTGTTCCCGGGCACCTCCACTGTGCATCAGCTGCAGCTGATCCTGGAGACCGTCCCGCCGCCGCCTGAGGAGG ACCTCCGGGCTCTCGGCGCAGGCTACAGCTGCACCTTGCTGCACCTCCTGGGATCCCG GCCACGGCAGTCGCTGGATGACATCCTGCCACCAGACACCCCCCGAGACGCCCTGGACCTCCTCAGGAAACTTCTGGTGTTTGCCCCCAGCAAGCGGCTCAGCGCAGCCCAGGCCCTGCAGCACCCCTACGTGCGCAG GTTCCACGGCCCCAGCCGTGAGTGGACACGTGAGACGGAAGTGTGGCTCCCGGTGCTGGAAAGAGACCAGCTCTCTGCCTCCGAGTATCGCAGCCGCCTCTACCAG ATGATCCTGGAGAGAAGGGGCCACAGCCGTGGGCCAAGAGAGGGGATCTTGGGGAGCACGGCCTTGGGGCCAGAGGCCAGGGCCTCCTGGGCTCAGGGACACCTGTTCCATCACAGAGCCATCCCCCAGATCGCGTCCGGGATGCCTGTGAGGAACCCTGGTTCCAGGCCTCAGAGTAGCCCTGATGGTGACCCTGAGCAGG AAGCCTCTGGTGCGACCAGGAACATTCCTAGACCGAGCTCGgcaccccagccccaacctctgCCCCCAGGAAGGTGGGAAAGGTCCCCTAGGACTAAGGCAGAGCCCCCCTGTACACCTCCAGGG ATCAGTAGCTTGAGAGGCATGGCACCCTCCCTGACCTTGCAGGCCGCAGCCCAGGCCACCAACCAGGCCCTGATCCGCCGTGACTGGCCCCTGAATGGTGGGCTGAGGGCAGCTGGTGGGCGACAG GTCTCACCCCGGCCCACCTGGGAGGTTCCGGAACCCCGGCCAGGCCGCAGGATGTTTGGCACCTCAGCCTGGCAGGGGGCGCAGGGAGCTGCCAGGGCTGAGCTTGGGGGCTACTCCCAGGCTTATGGGACAGTGTGCCGTTCAGCGCTGGACCGCCTGCCCTTGATTCCTGGACCTGACGCGTGA
- the Mapk15 gene encoding mitogen-activated protein kinase 15 isoform X1 yields the protein MCAAEVDAHVAQRYLLERRLGKGAYGIVWKAVDQRTGEVVAIKKIFDAFRDKTDAQRTFREIMLLREFGDHPNIIRLLDVIPAENDRDIYLVFEFMDTDLNAVIRKGSVLEDTHKRFIFYQLLQATRFLHSGHVIHRDQKPSNVLLDATCRVKLCDFGLARSLSNLPEGPEGGALTEYVATRWYRAPEVLLSSPWYTLGVDMWSLGCILGEMLRGQPLFPGTSTVHQLQLILETVPPPPEEDLRALGAGYSCTLLHLLGSRPRQSLDDILPPDTPRDALDLLRKLLVFAPSKRLSAAQALQHPYVRRFHGPSREWTRETEVWLPVLERDQLSASEYRSRLYQMILERRGHSRGPREGILGSTALGPEARASWAQGHLFHHRAIPQIASGMPVRNPGSRPQSSPDGDPEQEASGATRNIPRPSSAPQPQPLPPGRWERSPRTKAEPPCTPPGISSLRGMAPSLTLQAAAQATNQALIRRDWPLNGGLRAAGGRQVSLAVSPRSLCAHSRPFRLIMTLPVCRSHPGPPGRFRNPGQAAGCLAPQPGRGRRELPGLSLGATPRLMGQCAVQRWTACP from the exons ATGTGTGCCGCGGAGGTGGACGCTCACGTAGCCCAGAGATACCTGCTCGAGCGGCGGCTCGGGAAGGGG GCCTACGGCATTGTGTGGAAGGCAGTGGACCAGAGGACTGGTGAGGTAGTGGCCATCAAGAAAATCTTCGATGCCTTTAGAGATAAGACAGATGCCCAG AGAACATTCCGGGAAATCATGCTCCTCCGG GAGTTTGGAGACCACCCCAACATCATCCGCCTCCTGGATGTGATCCCGGCAGAGAACGACAGGGACATTTACTTGGTGTTTGAGTTTATGG ACACTGACCTGAATGCTGTCATCCGGAAGGGCAGCGTGCTGGAGGACACCCACAAGCGCTTCATCTTCTACCAGCTCCTTCAGGCCACCAGGTTCCTGCACTCAGGCCACGTCATCCACCGGGACCAGAAG CCATCCAACGTGCTGCTGGATGCCACCTGCCGGGTGAAGCTCTGCGACTTTGGCCTGGCTCGCTCCTTGAGCAACCTGCCCGAGGGGCCTGAGGGCGGGGCCCTGACCGAGTATGTGGCCACTCGCTGGTATCGCGCTCCAGAGGTGCTGCTGTCCTCGCCCTG GTACACCCTTGGGGTGGACATGTGGAGCCTGGGCTGCATCCTGGGAGAGATGCTGAGGGGGCAGCCCCTGTTCCCGGGCACCTCCACTGTGCATCAGCTGCAGCTGATCCTGGAGACCGTCCCGCCGCCGCCTGAGGAGG ACCTCCGGGCTCTCGGCGCAGGCTACAGCTGCACCTTGCTGCACCTCCTGGGATCCCG GCCACGGCAGTCGCTGGATGACATCCTGCCACCAGACACCCCCCGAGACGCCCTGGACCTCCTCAGGAAACTTCTGGTGTTTGCCCCCAGCAAGCGGCTCAGCGCAGCCCAGGCCCTGCAGCACCCCTACGTGCGCAG GTTCCACGGCCCCAGCCGTGAGTGGACACGTGAGACGGAAGTGTGGCTCCCGGTGCTGGAAAGAGACCAGCTCTCTGCCTCCGAGTATCGCAGCCGCCTCTACCAG ATGATCCTGGAGAGAAGGGGCCACAGCCGTGGGCCAAGAGAGGGGATCTTGGGGAGCACGGCCTTGGGGCCAGAGGCCAGGGCCTCCTGGGCTCAGGGACACCTGTTCCATCACAGAGCCATCCCCCAGATCGCGTCCGGGATGCCTGTGAGGAACCCTGGTTCCAGGCCTCAGAGTAGCCCTGATGGTGACCCTGAGCAGG AAGCCTCTGGTGCGACCAGGAACATTCCTAGACCGAGCTCGgcaccccagccccaacctctgCCCCCAGGAAGGTGGGAAAGGTCCCCTAGGACTAAGGCAGAGCCCCCCTGTACACCTCCAGGG ATCAGTAGCTTGAGAGGCATGGCACCCTCCCTGACCTTGCAGGCCGCAGCCCAGGCCACCAACCAGGCCCTGATCCGCCGTGACTGGCCCCTGAATGGTGGGCTGAGGGCAGCTGGTGGGCGACAGGTGAGCCTGGCAGTCTCTCCCAGAAGCCTGTGTGCCCACTCGCGCCCCTTTCGTCTGATAATGACCCTCCCCGTGTGCAGGTCTCACCCCGGCCCACCTGGGAGGTTCCGGAACCCCGGCCAGGCCGCAGGATGTTTGGCACCTCAGCCTGGCAGGGGGCGCAGGGAGCTGCCAGGGCTGAGCTTGGGGGCTACTCCCAGGCTTATGGGACAGTGTGCCGTTCAGCGCTGGACCGCCTGCCCTTGA
- the Mapk15 gene encoding mitogen-activated protein kinase 15 isoform X3 produces the protein MLLREFGDHPNIIRLLDVIPAENDRDIYLVFEFMDTDLNAVIRKGSVLEDTHKRFIFYQLLQATRFLHSGHVIHRDQKPSNVLLDATCRVKLCDFGLARSLSNLPEGPEGGALTEYVATRWYRAPEVLLSSPWYTLGVDMWSLGCILGEMLRGQPLFPGTSTVHQLQLILETVPPPPEEDLRALGAGYSCTLLHLLGSRPRQSLDDILPPDTPRDALDLLRKLLVFAPSKRLSAAQALQHPYVRRFHGPSREWTRETEVWLPVLERDQLSASEYRSRLYQMILERRGHSRGPREGILGSTALGPEARASWAQGHLFHHRAIPQIASGMPVRNPGSRPQSSPDGDPEQEASGATRNIPRPSSAPQPQPLPPGRWERSPRTKAEPPCTPPGISSLRGMAPSLTLQAAAQATNQALIRRDWPLNGGLRAAGGRQVSLAVSPRSLCAHSRPFRLIMTLPVCRSHPGPPGRFRNPGQAAGCLAPQPGRGRRELPGLSLGATPRLMGQCAVQRWTACP, from the exons ATGCTCCTCCGG GAGTTTGGAGACCACCCCAACATCATCCGCCTCCTGGATGTGATCCCGGCAGAGAACGACAGGGACATTTACTTGGTGTTTGAGTTTATGG ACACTGACCTGAATGCTGTCATCCGGAAGGGCAGCGTGCTGGAGGACACCCACAAGCGCTTCATCTTCTACCAGCTCCTTCAGGCCACCAGGTTCCTGCACTCAGGCCACGTCATCCACCGGGACCAGAAG CCATCCAACGTGCTGCTGGATGCCACCTGCCGGGTGAAGCTCTGCGACTTTGGCCTGGCTCGCTCCTTGAGCAACCTGCCCGAGGGGCCTGAGGGCGGGGCCCTGACCGAGTATGTGGCCACTCGCTGGTATCGCGCTCCAGAGGTGCTGCTGTCCTCGCCCTG GTACACCCTTGGGGTGGACATGTGGAGCCTGGGCTGCATCCTGGGAGAGATGCTGAGGGGGCAGCCCCTGTTCCCGGGCACCTCCACTGTGCATCAGCTGCAGCTGATCCTGGAGACCGTCCCGCCGCCGCCTGAGGAGG ACCTCCGGGCTCTCGGCGCAGGCTACAGCTGCACCTTGCTGCACCTCCTGGGATCCCG GCCACGGCAGTCGCTGGATGACATCCTGCCACCAGACACCCCCCGAGACGCCCTGGACCTCCTCAGGAAACTTCTGGTGTTTGCCCCCAGCAAGCGGCTCAGCGCAGCCCAGGCCCTGCAGCACCCCTACGTGCGCAG GTTCCACGGCCCCAGCCGTGAGTGGACACGTGAGACGGAAGTGTGGCTCCCGGTGCTGGAAAGAGACCAGCTCTCTGCCTCCGAGTATCGCAGCCGCCTCTACCAG ATGATCCTGGAGAGAAGGGGCCACAGCCGTGGGCCAAGAGAGGGGATCTTGGGGAGCACGGCCTTGGGGCCAGAGGCCAGGGCCTCCTGGGCTCAGGGACACCTGTTCCATCACAGAGCCATCCCCCAGATCGCGTCCGGGATGCCTGTGAGGAACCCTGGTTCCAGGCCTCAGAGTAGCCCTGATGGTGACCCTGAGCAGG AAGCCTCTGGTGCGACCAGGAACATTCCTAGACCGAGCTCGgcaccccagccccaacctctgCCCCCAGGAAGGTGGGAAAGGTCCCCTAGGACTAAGGCAGAGCCCCCCTGTACACCTCCAGGG ATCAGTAGCTTGAGAGGCATGGCACCCTCCCTGACCTTGCAGGCCGCAGCCCAGGCCACCAACCAGGCCCTGATCCGCCGTGACTGGCCCCTGAATGGTGGGCTGAGGGCAGCTGGTGGGCGACAGGTGAGCCTGGCAGTCTCTCCCAGAAGCCTGTGTGCCCACTCGCGCCCCTTTCGTCTGATAATGACCCTCCCCGTGTGCAGGTCTCACCCCGGCCCACCTGGGAGGTTCCGGAACCCCGGCCAGGCCGCAGGATGTTTGGCACCTCAGCCTGGCAGGGGGCGCAGGGAGCTGCCAGGGCTGAGCTTGGGGGCTACTCCCAGGCTTATGGGACAGTGTGCCGTTCAGCGCTGGACCGCCTGCCCTTGA